The genomic DNA CAGAATCATCTTTCAGTGCGGGTGGTAGAGTTATTGAACCCCATAGAGCATCATTATCAATTGACACTGTTGAGATGCTCCTATGTGGTGCAGATTGGGTTAGAGCACTTCATGGCATTAAGAAAAAATCTCGAATACCTGTAAGTTAatgattctgttattttatttatttccattttccaagctcttttttacttataacttcaccttattaactttgtATTTGTGTTTGTAGAAAATGGTGGAAGTGGAATTGCCAAATGTGCCGTGAAtgctttttttctcatttctgtgAGGTTAtgattctattattttatttatttcaatttttcaaccTCTTTGTTacttataatttcaccttattaactttgtgtttgtgtttgtagaaaATGGTGGAAGTGGAATTGCCAAATTTGCCGTGAATgctgttttctcattttctgtgAGGGATTCTCTGAAAAAACTGAATCTGTTTACTGTTTTCCTATgcttattaaatatgtaatttgaatgtcacattttattttgatgttatgTTCTATATTAATTGTTATACTTTGCTGgctttgttggaacttggaatgtTGGACATTTGGATTacctgttttaatttttatacctttgctagctttgttggaacttggaatattggacatttggacaacctgttttaattgtttaatatttattataggttcattttgagtttgcttgtaacctattattagcctatatcatgcatcaaCCTGTATTCGTACTGCCCTTCCATTGTTTTTACAGATCTGGTTTTTgaacaataattaaaatgtCCATTTGCAATTTTGcataatcttaagtgataattctcccttgacatgttgcaagggagttaaatacttctaacaaattttttttttcattgaatgcagTGACTGTCTGTGTGGGTTTGTGGCAACTAGTGCTGTGTAATTTAGGTGCATTTCTCATTGGTCTTTAGGTTAATCTCTCtatgaatttgattatattaactTGTTCATGTAACTagttttaaatcattgaatgcaagttctttatgattctgttatttgatttatttccattttctaAGCTCTTTTTTACTAgtaatttcaccttattaactttgtttttgtgtttgggaAAAATGTTGGAAGTGGAATTGTCAAATTTGCCATGAATactgttttctcatttttgtgaGAGAATTTGTTTACTGCTTTCCTTTGCTTATTgaatatgtaatttgaatgtcaacattagattttgatgttatgttatgtaaTAATTGCTATACATTTGCTAGCTTTGGtggaacttggaatattggacatttggataacctattttaatttttatacatttgctagctttgttggaacttggaatattggacatttggacAACCTGTTTTAATTGTGTAATatttattataggttcattttgagtttgcttgtaacctattattagcctatatcatgcatcaaCCTGTGTTCATACTGCCCTCCCATTGTTTTTACAAATCTGGTTTTTGAACAATCATTAAAATGTCCATTTGCAATTTTGcataatcttaagtgataattctCCCTTGACAAAATGCAAAGGAGTTAGAAacatctaacaatttttttttttctttgaatgcagATACTCAGAGAGCCAGTTTGTGGCAACTGCAAGTCTGCAACTGGGAACCAAAAatgatgtattttgttttaagtaatcttgttgtttatgttcattttgagtttgcttgtaatctctattattggttcatttttatttccttgtaatctttattataggttcattttgagtttgcttgtattctctattttaggttcattttgagtttccttgtaaagttgtaatctctattttaggttcattttgagtttgcttgtaatctctattttaGGTTCATTTTGTGTTGGCTTGTAATCCctgtttttggtttattttcaatgtgcttGTAATCTATATTATAGGCTTATAGGTTCATTTTCAATTAGCTTGTAATCTTTATTAAAGTTTCATTTAGAATTTgctttgtaatctctattatgtTCATTTCCAATTTGCTTGTATTTTGTCATATGGCTGTTTGCTGATGTAGGTACACTCATACAATTATATTGAATTTCTATgatgaattttgtgtttttgttcactgactttgaattttttattattttttaaccattaaaCGAGCCTTAAATGAGCTGGGCCACACAGTTAAGGCTCGTTTGACCCATTTACCGGGCTCGGGCTCGGGCTCGATAAAATGGACCATTAAACGAGCCTTACACGGGCCGAGCCACACATTTAAGGCTCGACTGGCCCGTAAACCGGGCTCGGGCTCGATAAACTGGAAAGAAATTAACCCATCATTTTCGAGCTCGGGCCGAGTCGAGTCACTTGAGTACTCGACTCGGCCCGATTTCCACGTTCTAGTGAGCCCAAGCTCGATCTTGAGCCAATGTTGTTTCCAATGAGTCGAGTTCGAGTAATGGTTTTGTAGCTCGGCTCAAGCTCGAGACCGGCTCGATTATTTGCCCTCTGTATTGAGCCGACCCAGTATTGGCAAAACTCGACTCAGctcggctcggctcatttacagccctagtCTTGACCCATGTGCAATGAATTCTACATAGTAAAACTTGATCCGCCTACTATGGGAAGGAAATGGAAGGGATGATTATTGCCCATGGCAGACATGAGGATGTCAACCTATCAAATTTGGCCTGCCCGATAGATGACAAGGATTCTAAACTTTTCTCAATATGACTATTATACGGCTGGAATAGCATAGTAGCGGAAAAAAACCAATGAATAATTTTCACAATCATGTCATTCCAATTGTATAACAATTGTAAccgtctactaaatagcattactcatataatAAAACAACCCAAATTGTTTCCTGTAAGCAGTAGATTGTCGAGGTGTGTAGGTCTACCAACCAAAATTACAGGAAGGTGATGGTCAATCCACTGCTCCGAGGACAGCCCTAGGCCTTGGTTCTGTTCTATTCGTTACACTTCGATTGCATAATTGGACAAAAGTGTGCTTACATgaatgagagaaagaagaaaagaaacctGCATTCACCAGCATTTGCTTTGACAGATGTCCAGAGTAAATGAGCAAAATCATGTAGTAGTCTGCCTGCTTCATCCTATCAATAGCAGTAGACTAGTTCACCATAATGACAAATATAAATAACTTGCACTGTTATTCAATATATAGCAGAAGAATTTCTGCAGTTCAGCCAGAACAAGCCAAAGGTAATAGCCGGAATGTCACTGTCCAATACTCAAAAGAATACAAGAATACAGACACCGCATACCTAGAAGACTATGACAATTAAGAAGGTATAAAAACCTAAAGAGTGGGAGATGGAAATGAACAGAAGAGCCTAATTGACACCACTGGAGCTCTTTGACTTGTTTCCGTGAAGCCTTCTCATCCATTTGTCCTGTGATGTAGTACTATTGGTAAACTTTGCAAGAGATGCACAACCTTCTTCAGGTGTTCCTGTTGCTGGAAGTTCTGCAGGAAGCGCAGAAGCAGTGCTAGTAAAGGCATTCAGAACCAGAAATGCCAGTATGGGAGAGAAATCCAGTGTTCCTCCAAGTGGTGGGATAATTCCACGGAATATGTTCAGGTATGGGTCACATATAGTGCTGGATGGGAACACAACATCCATCATAAAGACATAGAAATGGTTGTGAAAAATAAACAGTCAGCCAAGTAGAAGTTCAACACCACAAGCATAAAGCTAAGCAAAAACTCCTTTCAAACTAAGAGTTTGACACTGTGATTTCGTAAattaaaagtgtgattttaaaccaaatcgtaaaaaatgtatcattttttagtagtttttaaaaaaattgcattttaaaaacataaaaaaaatctgcattttcaaattgcatgcaaagatgtgtatttttaaaaacgcacaattttaaaaattaaactacgattttaaaggtcaaactacaattttatcaaatgcttCACTAAGTTTTTAAAAACcgtatattttaaaatcgcaacCCCAAACGAACTCTAAATAGAATAATGACCCTCATCTTGAAGGGTGAATAAAATCCATCAGCCAGTATGGCTCTCACACAGTGCTTACCTGGGTTTattcacttttttgttttggtttttttttttgtttttttgtttttttgttttggtttttgttttactACAATGGAATTGAATGGGGACGCTCATTCAAAGTAATTAGAACAATAGTTTTTACTACAAAGGGTGACAATAGTTTTCGAGTGTCAAAGTAATTAGAACAGATAGGATGCTCACCTGAGGGGACTAACAATGGCAGGAGGAGCGTTTGGAAACCAGGTCAAAACAAGCCTGACAATCAAAAGCGTGTTATAAATGTTCAAGAAATTTAGGATACCATTAGCCACCACGACCCCTGCCACAGAATCTCCCGGTATGACCGCAGCAAAATTATGATTGGACAGAGATTTCATATTCCTGTGTTTCCTGCAGTTAATCTGAAGTAGAGTTCAACCAAATACTCCTATACCCAtcaaagaaatgagaaaactaTGAAGCTCTCTTATAAAAGCATGCTGGGAAGGGCTCCTTTATGAACCGATTCCAATCACTTCCTCGTCAAGGCCAAACCATACCAGCTAGCAAAATTCATCTCCCGCTTAATAGAAACGATTAAACAGTTATTGAATAGTGTAACACAAACATACATACGCTTGTTAGGAGTGAGGGGGAGTTACCTGCTGGCAGATGCCCTGAAATTGAGAAGACCAGGAAAGCACTTGCTTGAGAACCGGATTTTCAGTTGCGAAAAGGTGAAGAAAGCCGAGACAGTTATCAGCAGTTGACATGACTGAGCTGCGAAGGTCACGAAGAATCATGCTTGGACGAACTAAATTACTGGGCTTGGGGATGGAGTTGGAATTGGATGGCCACAGAAATGGCGTTTGCGTAAATGCCCAAGAGAGAATTACGCGGTTCGGAACGGACGCGGTCTCTGTGGACGACTCCGCCGGGGCCATCTCTCGCGAAGCTCAGCGACTCTTTACTGGTAAAGCGGGCTGAAGAGGATAACGCATCGAAATCTTTAGATTTGATCCCCCACAGGCCGCAAGCCTTGTACTCCATACGACAACGTTTCGCTTCGGTTTCACTCGGTGGATACACCGTGTCACTCCTCCTGTAGTTTTGACCACATGCTGCTTTCTTAGTCTGACTAGCAGTCATGTATGAAAATTGAGGAGGTAGTTATCTGACGTGTCACATCCTGATCCCACCGCCGAAGTTCCAGTATTCAACACAACGACCTCCACTTCTGCTACGGGCAATCTGAAGTCTCATCGTCcacctctccctctctctctccagcgaAATGACGATCAATCTGCTAGGGCTCTCGCTCTGGCCTCACCGAAAGCTCTGCTTAAGCTACGGCACAAATCCGATTGGTCGACGTTCTGACTTCAACCCTCTAGTTCCACGAAAACGGCGTCATAACCTTCCCCTCCCAAACCGGCGCCGATTATCGGCTCCTAATCTCATTCTTTCCAGCTCCTTGGAGACTGAACCACTGACACGAGACGGCGCGTTTCGGCAAGAGCGTAAGCGCGACGAGTCATCGCTGCTTCTCGATGTCTCGGGAATGATGTGCGGGGCCTGCGTGTCCCGAGTCAAATCGATGCTCTCCGCCGACGACCGAGTCGACTCGGTGGTGGTCAACATGTTGACCGAGACTGCGGCGGTCAGACTGAAGCCAGAAATCGCGGAGATCGACTTGTCGGCGAATGTTGCGGAGAATTTGGCTCGGAGGCTGACGGAGTGTGGATTTCCGACGAAGAGGAGGGTTTCGGGGATGGGAGTGGCGGAGAAAGTGAAGAATTGGAAGGAGATGGCGAAGAACAAGCAGGAATTGCTCACTAAGAGTCGGAATCGCGTGGCTTTCGCCTGGACTTTGGTGGCCTTGTGTTGCGGATCGCACACGTCGCATATCTTGCATTCTCTTGGGATTCACGTCGCTCATGGTAATCGTATAATCATATTGCAGACGATGCTCACTCCAAGTTTTGCGAACTTTTTTGGTTCTTGCTTTTTGTTCTGAAAACCAATGCAACATTCGCTtataaaagccaaaaaaaaaaaaaaaagtgctttaaTTCTCGACTTTGGTTTCGTTGTCGTTGGTTTAGGAGCGTTCTGGGAGGTACTTCATAATTCGTATGTAAAGGGCGGTTTGGCTTTGGGAGCTCTATTGGGACCTGGACGAGGTCGGTAATGGTTTCTCCCTCCTCTTGTTAAAGTACCATATGCTGCTCGTTTTGTCAAGTACTCAATGCCTCGAGGGATCTTTAGATTTgctaaaaaaagaatattttaatcagTATCTGTGAAGTAATTAATATTCGATTTTAGTTCTTCTGTTATATTCTATTTCTGTCTATCCGGCTGATCgatttgttttattgtattCTCACAATTCtgtatttcaattattattttgtggtttaaacaataaaaatgtattGGTCAGACTTGCTTTTTGATGGTCTGAGGGCATTCAAGAAGGGTTCACCAAATATGAATTCTCTCGTGGGATTTGGGTCCATTGCAGCATTTATCATTAGCGCGGTGAGACCCTTTTTGAAAGCTGACATTGAGTTTTCACTTGCTTTCCGAGATGATCCCTTTTTGGTTTTTCTAGTTAGTTTTAtaatcttcaatttcttcccTTTTGTAGGTCTCACTTCTTAACCCAAGGCTTGAATGGGATGCCTCATTCTTTGAGGAACCGGTGAGTTGCTCTACTTTCATTTGTTGCAGCGTTTCTCATGAttataagaaatttgttaaattttcaaGCCGAGCTTTAGAAACCTACAACTCAACTTGGCTGTTATAACGACCTATCTTATCATGACATTTCAAAGCTAGTAGGTTGAAACTTTAAAATTTGGTAGATTGCAATTTCCTCTTAGAAGGCTCCTGTATTTTAGTATGCAGGTCATGCTTCTTGGTTTTGTGCTCCTAGGACGTTCTCTGGAAGAAAGGGCAAGAATCAGGGCATCAAGTGATATGAATGAACTTTTAGTAAGTTAGAATGTCCTCCATATCTCTAATTTCAATGAATAAAACTGTGAACATTAAGTTGGTATCTTCTCAAGAAATTCATGAAATTCGACTTCATTTCAATTTCTGTAACTTGTAACTTGTGCCTTCTACTGCAAACTTATGTTTGTATAATTGCAAATTATATTTTGATCCTATTACATGGCCTGCATAATTGTTTGCTTTCTATCTGCCAATatgatttttcttatttatacGTGGTTCGAAATGTTTTCAACAGGTGATTTCGAGCATGAAAAGgaatcctttattttttttttttttttttgggttctccAGTGCATTTTAGTGGAACACCCACGCTGCTAGTTCTTCCCATAGCTGCTTTCTCTCTTTGCTCTATTCTGTGCAacttcattttatattaaaatataaattattttgtcaGTTGCTGAAACATTTTGATTCACAGATGCCTCGATGTTTTTTTGCTTTGACTTAGTGTCTCCATGTCTCTGTTATCTGTATTACGTCTAGCCTAATGCCATGGCCAATATGAAGGCAGCATAGATATGCATATTTATTTGATGTTAAGAGTACTATTTGCTCACTGTGATGAATTGATATGTGCATGAGGTGCTTTCCCATCTACTTTATATCTTCTGGTGGATAAATAATCGATTCTTGTTGATTGGGTGGGCTGGATGCTTTTGCAGTCACTGATATCCACTCAGTCTCGACTTGTGATTATGCCCTCTGAAAGTGATCCATCTGCTGATAGCGTACTTTGCTCTGATGCAATATGTGTCGAGGTCCCAACTGATGACATTCGAGTAGGAGACTCCATGTTGGTTTTGCCTGGAGAAACTATTCCTGTAGATGTAAGTTGCCCAGAATGTTTATGGCGCTCAATGATTTAAATTTAGCCATGATTGgaaatcatatttgaattttcaatGAGCAACTTATACTCTGCTGTTTCCCTTTGCATTTTATTGCTGACTTTACATGTGATACCAGCCAACCTTATTTATAATGCTATCAGATAATTGCCCGTTAGGTCAAATGTTTGCATATTGCCTCAAGCGTCATGAATATGGCCTATTACAACATCTTCAAGCTATATAGACTCATggcttgtgttttttttttttcggtttaaCACTAAAGTCCTGTTGATTATTTACGATAgtatctctttcatttcttttttgtttgttgagcCTCATTCCATCATATATTGAGAAGTGGTGGGAATTTGTTACCAAATCTGATGCAGGATCTTTAGGATTTGAGCAATATAGTTAGGTTTCTTGATGTGATCTTATTGGGATTTGATGTGAAGGGGTTTAGGGTCTTTGGTTCTATTTGAAACTCAAATGGAAAAGTGGAAGAAGGAAACAGCctaggcaattttttttttttttttttttttgataagtaaagatatattTATCAAaggcgcagaggggcgcaaccctagtacaccgggagtatacaagagagcgactaagaaagagaaagagaagaagaaaatctaaTAAGAAAATCTTGGAAGCTGATCACTAAAGGCGCAAGCCAaccagcagtccaagtgaagagggtgtacaagaaaaagtgaaTAAGCTCCTCTAAATTCCTGGCCGAATCCTCAAAATTTCTTGCGTTTCTCTcgttccaaatgcaccacatgaggcaaagagggaccatcttccacacaacagcgCTGCTATTTTTACCACCCATCCACCAAGAATCGAACATCGCCTTAACGCTGCCCGGCATAGCCCAGCACAAACCAAACCGAGTGAAAATGGCGTTCCATAAGGAGCGCGCCACCCCACAGTGTAGAAAGAGATGATCAATGGACTCCCCATttgattcacacatgcaacatcGGTTTATCACCACAATACCCCTTTTCCGAACATTGTCCAGAGTAAGAATTTTTCCAAGCGCGGCCGTccaagcaaagaaagccacttTCGAAGgggccttggtgcgccaaatacttttccaagggaaaggagtgAGATCTTTAGAAGCAAGAATCCTATAGAAAGATCTTACTTCGAAATTGCCTTTCCGCGAATAGATCCACCTTATTctatcctccccttccccaccaATTGGATGCAAATACAATAGCGAGTAAAAAGAAGCCAAaacctccacttcccaatcatgaaccctgCGGGTGAAGGA from Corylus avellana chromosome ca6, CavTom2PMs-1.0 includes the following:
- the LOC132183677 gene encoding ylmG homolog protein 2, chloroplastic, which produces MAPAESSTETASVPNRVILSWAFTQTPFLWPSNSNSIPKPSNLVRPSMILRDLRSSVMSTADNCLGFLHLFATENPVLKQVLSWSSQFQGICQQINCRKHRNMKSLSNHNFAAVIPGDSVAGVVVANGILNFLNIYNTLLIVRLVLTWFPNAPPAIVSPLSTICDPYLNIFRGIIPPLGGTLDFSPILAFLVLNAFTSTASALPAELPATGTPEEGCASLAKFTNSTTSQDKWMRRLHGNKSKSSSGVN